From one Macaca nemestrina isolate mMacNem1 chromosome 5, mMacNem.hap1, whole genome shotgun sequence genomic stretch:
- the LOC105482561 gene encoding histone H2B type 1-A — MPELSSKGATISKKGFKKAVVKTQKKEGKKRKRTRKESYSIYIYKVLKQVHPDTGISSKAMSIMNSFVTDIFERIASEASRLAHYNKRSTISSREIQTAVRLLLPGELAKHAVSEGTKAVTKYTSSKRLHF; from the coding sequence ATGCCGGAGTTATCATCTAAAGGTGCTACGATTTCCAAGAAAGGCTTTAAGAAAGCAGTCGTTAAGACGCAGAAGAAGGAAGGCAAAAAACGCAAGAGAACCCGTAAGGAGAGCTATTCCATTTACATCTACAAGGTGCTGAAACAGGTCCATCCAGATACTGGAATCTCTTCCAAAGCCATGAGTATCATGAATTCCTTCGTCACTGATATCTTTGAGCGTATAGCGAGTGAGGCATCACGCTTGGCTCACTACAACAAACGCTCCACCATCTCCTCTAGAGAGATCCAAACGGCAGTGCGGTTACTACTGCCGGGAGAGCTGGCTAAACATGCTGTGTCTGAGGGCACCAAAGCTGTCACTAAGTACACCAGCTCCAA